In Micromonospora sp. LH3U1, one genomic interval encodes:
- a CDS encoding glutamyl-tRNA reductase: protein MKLLVVGASYRTAPVATLEQLAVPPADLTRTLDRLVAQPYVAEAVIVSTCNRVEVYAAVSGFHGGLGDVCAVLAEQAGSPPAALASHLYVHYDNAAVDHVFRVATGLDSMVVGEAQILGQLRDAYHWATGADSAGRLLHELMQQALRVGKRAHAETGIDRAGQSVVTAALELAAGHLDGDLAARPALVVGAGAMGSLGVATLSRLGAGPLTVSNRGAERAVRLAESYGASAAPMTQLTDTLSTVDIVVAATASTEPVLTRAVVSAALTERDPARGPLVLLDLAVPRDVEEGVATLPGVEVIDIDRMAAVLADGPAAADAAAVERIVLAEVESFLTWLRGADVAPTVAALRGRADDVVTAELRRLAQRRPDLGDDLRAEVARTVHRVVQRLLHQPTVKVRQLAAEPGGDQYAALLRELFDLEVPQTSPVDTVPDVLTPDLGLAFPDTDPVSGADVAEPTPPTGGAR, encoded by the coding sequence GTGAAACTGCTCGTTGTCGGCGCGTCCTACCGGACCGCCCCGGTCGCCACGCTGGAACAACTGGCTGTGCCTCCCGCCGACCTGACCCGCACCCTGGACCGCCTGGTCGCCCAGCCGTACGTGGCCGAGGCGGTGATCGTCTCCACCTGCAACCGGGTGGAGGTCTACGCCGCCGTGTCCGGTTTCCACGGCGGGCTCGGCGACGTCTGCGCCGTCCTGGCCGAGCAGGCCGGCAGCCCACCTGCGGCGCTCGCCAGCCACCTGTACGTGCACTACGACAACGCCGCCGTGGACCACGTCTTCCGGGTCGCCACCGGTCTGGACTCGATGGTGGTCGGCGAGGCGCAGATCCTCGGCCAGTTGCGTGACGCGTACCACTGGGCCACCGGCGCCGACTCGGCCGGTCGCCTGCTGCACGAGCTGATGCAGCAGGCGTTGCGGGTCGGCAAGCGGGCTCACGCCGAGACCGGCATCGACCGGGCCGGCCAGAGCGTCGTCACCGCCGCACTGGAGCTGGCCGCCGGGCACCTCGACGGCGACCTCGCCGCCCGCCCGGCCCTGGTGGTCGGTGCTGGCGCGATGGGCTCGCTCGGGGTGGCCACGCTGTCCCGGCTGGGCGCTGGGCCGCTCACCGTCAGCAACCGGGGTGCCGAACGTGCCGTCCGGCTCGCCGAGTCGTACGGGGCGAGTGCCGCGCCGATGACCCAGCTGACCGACACCCTCTCCACAGTGGACATCGTAGTGGCCGCCACCGCGTCCACTGAACCGGTCCTCACCCGCGCGGTGGTCAGCGCGGCGCTGACCGAACGGGACCCGGCCAGGGGCCCGCTGGTCCTGCTCGACCTGGCCGTCCCGCGCGACGTCGAGGAGGGCGTCGCGACGCTGCCCGGCGTCGAGGTGATCGACATCGACCGGATGGCGGCGGTGCTCGCCGACGGTCCGGCGGCTGCGGACGCCGCGGCCGTCGAGCGGATCGTGCTGGCCGAGGTGGAGAGCTTCCTCACCTGGTTGCGGGGTGCCGACGTGGCACCCACCGTGGCCGCGCTGCGCGGCCGGGCCGACGACGTGGTCACCGCCGAGCTGCGCCGGCTGGCCCAGCGTCGCCCCGACCTCGGCGACGACCTGCGGGCCGAGGTGGCCCGCACGGTGCACCGGGTCGTGCAGCGGCTGCTGCACCAGCCCACCGTCAAGGTCCGCCAGTTGGCCGCGGAGCCCGGCGGCGACCAGTACGCAGCCCTGCTGCGCGAGCTGTTCGACCTCGAGGTGCCGCAGACCTCGCCGGTGGACACCGTCCCGGACGTGTTGACCCCCGACCTCGGCCTGGCGTTCCCCGACACCGATCCGGTGTCCGGAGCCGACGTCGCCGAGCCGACCCCGCCCACCGGAGGTGCGCGATGA
- the hemC gene encoding hydroxymethylbilane synthase — MTAPLRLGTRGSALAMAQSGQVAEAVTAATGRPVELVEVVTAGDRSNAPVHRLGVGVFVSALRDALTARTIDFAVHSYKDLPTAGAAGLHIAAVPARQDPRDALIAQGGRTLAELPPGATVGTGALRRIAQLHALGLQLEVAPIRGNVDTRLARVLGPEADLDAVVLARAGLARLGRVDVITETLDPMLMLPAPAQGALAVECRIDDQGLVELLAVLDHAPSRAAVTAERAFLATLEAGCSAPVAAYAELAEGDDGDEIYLRGAVISPDGTRDLRLSRTGTPADAAEIGKALAAELLDLGADSILGHEGHTGPGTQQFGSTE, encoded by the coding sequence ATGACCGCCCCCCTACGCCTCGGCACCCGGGGCAGCGCCCTGGCGATGGCCCAGTCCGGCCAGGTCGCCGAGGCGGTGACCGCCGCCACTGGCCGCCCGGTCGAGCTGGTCGAGGTGGTCACTGCGGGCGACCGCTCCAACGCGCCGGTGCATCGGCTCGGCGTCGGGGTGTTCGTCTCCGCGCTGCGCGACGCGCTGACCGCCAGGACGATCGACTTCGCGGTGCACTCCTACAAGGATCTGCCCACGGCCGGCGCCGCCGGGCTGCACATCGCGGCCGTGCCGGCCCGACAGGACCCGCGCGACGCGCTGATCGCCCAGGGCGGGCGGACGCTCGCCGAGCTGCCGCCCGGGGCCACCGTCGGCACCGGCGCGCTGCGTCGTATCGCCCAGCTGCACGCCCTCGGGCTGCAACTGGAGGTCGCCCCGATCCGCGGCAACGTGGACACCCGCCTGGCGCGGGTGCTCGGCCCCGAGGCCGACCTCGACGCCGTCGTCCTGGCCCGTGCCGGGCTGGCCCGACTCGGTCGGGTCGACGTGATCACCGAGACGCTGGATCCGATGCTGATGCTGCCCGCCCCCGCCCAGGGTGCGCTGGCCGTGGAGTGCCGGATCGACGACCAGGGCCTGGTCGAGCTGCTCGCGGTGCTCGACCACGCACCGTCGCGTGCTGCGGTCACCGCGGAACGCGCGTTTCTGGCAACCCTGGAGGCCGGGTGCAGCGCACCCGTCGCCGCCTACGCCGAACTCGCCGAAGGCGACGACGGCGATGAGATCTACCTGCGCGGGGCGGTGATCAGCCCGGACGGCACTCGTGATCTCCGGCTGTCCCGCACCGGAACGCCCGCCGACGCGGCGGAGATCGGTAAGGCACTCGCCGCCGAACTCCTCGACCTCGGCGCCGACTCGATCCTCGGCCACGAAGGACACACCGGCCCGGGGACCCAGCAATTTGGGAGCACAGAATGA
- a CDS encoding uroporphyrinogen-III synthase produces MTRTRKPVGRIAFVGAGPGDPGLLTRRAHDALVDADQVIYDRGVPESLLAFVRADARDDAEFTPAEGAPGDVAKVLISAARSGLNAVHLVAGDPFGHDSVVKEVQAVARTAAHFEVVPGVGQAEGVATYAGVPLPGVRTAADVEDVSALDFEALATAVGRGSLALAVDAGDLAAVRDGLLAAGVDGTTGVGVTGDGTGETQYTTTSTVDSFVAAALGFTGRVVLTVGVGVGQRDKLSWWENRPLYGWKVLVPRTKEQAGAMSARLRAYGAIPCEVPTIAVEPPRTPAQMERAVKGLVDGRYAWVIFTSVNAVRAVWEKFAEHGLDARHFGGVKIACIGEATADAVRAFGIQPELIPAGEQSSEGLLAEFSPHDEILDPVGRVLLPRADIATETLAAGLTERGWEVDDVTAYRTVRAAPPPAEIRDAIKSGGFDAVLFTSSSTVRNLVGIAGKPHARTVVAVIGPKTAETATEFGLRVDVQPPHASVPDLVEALAAYAVELREKLAAMPAKQRRGSKVQGPTALRFR; encoded by the coding sequence ATGACCCGCACCCGTAAGCCCGTCGGCCGTATCGCGTTCGTCGGGGCTGGCCCCGGTGACCCAGGTCTGCTGACCCGTCGGGCACACGACGCCCTGGTCGACGCCGACCAGGTGATCTACGACCGGGGAGTCCCCGAGTCGTTGCTCGCCTTCGTACGCGCCGACGCCAGGGACGATGCCGAGTTCACCCCGGCCGAAGGCGCGCCGGGGGACGTGGCGAAGGTGCTGATCTCCGCGGCCCGGTCCGGGTTGAACGCGGTGCACCTGGTCGCCGGCGACCCGTTCGGCCACGACTCGGTGGTCAAGGAGGTGCAGGCCGTGGCCCGCACCGCCGCCCACTTCGAGGTGGTGCCCGGCGTCGGCCAGGCCGAGGGTGTGGCCACCTACGCGGGCGTCCCGCTGCCGGGTGTGCGTACGGCCGCCGACGTCGAAGACGTCAGCGCACTGGACTTCGAGGCGTTGGCCACGGCCGTCGGCCGGGGTTCGCTCGCGCTCGCCGTGGACGCCGGTGACCTTGCCGCCGTCCGGGACGGGCTGCTGGCCGCCGGGGTCGACGGCACCACCGGCGTCGGTGTGACCGGCGACGGCACCGGCGAGACCCAGTACACGACCACGTCGACCGTGGACAGCTTCGTGGCCGCCGCGCTCGGCTTCACCGGCCGGGTGGTCCTCACCGTCGGTGTCGGGGTGGGGCAGCGCGACAAGCTGAGCTGGTGGGAAAACCGCCCGCTGTACGGCTGGAAGGTGCTCGTACCCCGCACGAAGGAGCAGGCTGGCGCGATGAGCGCTCGGCTGCGTGCGTACGGGGCGATCCCGTGCGAGGTGCCGACCATCGCGGTCGAGCCGCCGCGTACCCCGGCGCAGATGGAGCGGGCCGTCAAGGGCCTGGTCGACGGCCGGTACGCCTGGGTGATCTTCACGTCGGTGAACGCGGTCCGCGCGGTCTGGGAGAAGTTCGCCGAGCACGGCCTGGACGCCCGGCACTTCGGTGGCGTCAAGATCGCCTGTATCGGTGAGGCGACGGCGGACGCGGTCCGCGCGTTCGGCATCCAGCCGGAGCTGATCCCCGCCGGGGAGCAGTCCTCCGAGGGGCTGCTGGCCGAGTTCTCCCCGCACGACGAGATCCTCGACCCGGTGGGCCGGGTTCTGCTTCCGCGCGCTGACATCGCCACCGAGACGCTCGCCGCCGGGCTCACCGAGCGCGGCTGGGAGGTCGACGACGTGACCGCGTACCGGACGGTGCGCGCCGCGCCGCCGCCCGCCGAGATCCGGGACGCGATCAAGTCGGGCGGGTTCGACGCGGTGCTCTTCACCTCGTCCTCCACCGTGCGCAACCTGGTCGGCATCGCCGGGAAGCCGCACGCCCGCACCGTTGTTGCCGTCATTGGGCCCAAGACGGCGGAGACCGCGACGGAGTTCGGCCTGCGGGTCGACGTCCAGCCGCCGCACGCCTCGGTGCCCGACCTGGTGGAGGCGCTCGCCGCCTACGCCGTCGAGCTGCGCGAGAAGCTGGCCGCGATGCCGGCCAAGCAGCGCCGCGGCTCGAAGGTGCAGGGCCCGACCGCCCTGCGCTTCCGGTAG